CAAAATCCCGCGGCTTCCGCGGCGGGCTACATGGGCAATCACGGAATCTCGGTTCATCCTTCCGTGTCTTCCGTGTGTTCCGTGGGCCAATTCCGGCCACTCACCGCACGATCAACGCCTCGACTTTCACCGCGCCTTTCCCGGGCAGCGTGACCGTGACGGTGTAGTCGCCGGCGTTCATGCCGAGGTCGGCGACCGTGGCGGTGGCGCCGGGGGTGAGCTCCAGCGACAGCTGACCCTTCCCCATCACGGTTCCGTCGAGCGCGGTGACCTGCAGCTCTGCCGTCAGCGGCTCGGGGCCGGGATTCACGTAACGAAGGGCAAAATCGTGGCCGCCTCCGAGGCCGAGCGTGATGGTCCAGCTGAGCCGGTTGCCGTCGCGCTTCGCAGCGGAAACCGGATACGTGGCCTCGCCGAGCGAGAAGGCGGCGTCGGTGGACGGAGCCTTGCTCGTCGTCACGGCCACGGCCGTTTCCGCCGGCGCGCGGGCCGCCGGGTCCTTCGCCGCGATGGCGATGGCGGAGATCACCGCCTGATACGAGGCGACGCGCGGGAACGAAACCTCCAGCCAGCCGCCTGAGACGCGCGCGTTCACAACCTTCTTCACCGCCCCGGCGAATCCTGCCTCCTGCCACAGGTCGAGATTGCGCAGCACGGTGTCGCCGTTGATCGCCACGTCAAAGAGCCGCCAGCCGGCGCAATTGCCCCCGCCTGCGCCATACCACGGCTCCATGAAATAGAGCTCCACGCGATAATCGCCATCCGGCACGGCAAAACGGTAACGCAGTTTCTCGCGGCCGTAGCGGTAGGCTTGGAACAGCGCCTGATCGTCCGTGCCGCGGATCACCTCGGCACTCGCCCGCTGGCTGCCGAGGCGCGGGGCCACGCCGGGATAAGCCATCGCCCAGCTGGTCGAACCCGAGTTCAACCCCGCGACGAAATCACGGTCGGCCGCCCAGCGCACGCCGTTGCCGTCGGTGTAGTCGGGGCCGCCGCAGTTCACGCGGTAGAGATAATTCCACGCCGGGTCGGCGGCGGTGAGATTGGTGACGGTGCCGCGCAGCGTCTCGAGACCGGGCGCGGCCGGCAGGTGCTGCAGCACGACGGCGTCGCGGGCCACCACCTTGCCGCCGACGCGACCCACGGCGGTGAGCACGTTGAAGCGGATGTGCACGTCGTCCCAACGGAACGGCACGCCGGGTCCGCCCTGCCGGCGCACGCCGAGCGATTCGCGGCCATCGGTGCCGTTGAACAGCTCGACTTCCTCGCAGTTCGAATAGACGAGAATGCCGCTCTTCTTCCCCGGCTCCGTCCAACGGTCAGGCCAGGTGTGCGAGACGATGTAAACCATCGGGTCCTTGGCTGCGGACACGTAACTCGCGCGGTAGAGGTGATAGGCGTCGGTCGGTTCACCCCAGAGGGTGAGCAGGCCCTTGTTGTTGGCGGGACCGATGCGGTCGAGCTCGGCCCAGCCGTCGGTGCCCTGCTGGCCCTTCGCGCCGATGGTGCGGCCGGGGTTGTCGTGCGTGGCGAGCAGCCAGTGAAAATGCCCGGGCACCTGGTCGCGGATGGATTCGGCGAGGCGGATCTTCATCGCAAAAATCGCGTCGGCCCGGTCCTCGCTGCGCACGCCGTCGGCGATGTAGCCGCCCTCGCTGTGCAGGCCGAGGCTGCGCCACGCGCCGTATTCGCCGATGAACTTCTGTTTCTTCAAATCCTCGGCATAGGTGGCGGGGTCACCGCCGTAGGTGCCGGTCCAGTTCTGCGGGACGTTCCAGTCGGTGCCCGTGCCACCGTTGCAGGTGGTGACGATGCGCTGGTCCACGGCAGTGGGATCGAGTTCCCGGATGATCGCCACACACTCGCGGGCGAAGTCCTCCGGCAGCTTGCTCTCATTGGCGAGGCCCCAGAGGACGTTCGACGGGTTGTTGCGGCGCTCGCGCACCCACTCGCGGAGGAGGGTCTTGAAGTTCGCGCGAAACTCCGGCGTATCGAACCAGATCTGCGAAATGAACTGCGGCCACCACAGGATACCCTCGCGGTCCCAGTGATCCTGATAGCGCAGATTGTGCGGCTGGTGGGCATCGCGCATGGCGTTGAAGCCCGTGGCCTTGGTCTGGTCCACGCGCGCGGCGATCTGCTCGTCCGTGAACGCATGGCTGTTGCCGAGGAGGTGCTCGTATTCGCAAGTGCCGTTGAGGAAGACCGGCTGGCCGTTGAGCCGGAACGGCGCGGGCAGCGGGTCGTCGGGCTTCGGCCATTGGACGGTGCGGATGCCGAAATACGTGTGGACTGCGTCCAACTGAAGCGAGCCTTCGTAAATCATGGTTACCAGCCCATAGAGACGCGGCGATTCGGGTGACCAAAGTTCGATCTGTTTCAAGTCTATCCTGCTCTTCACCGTGTTCAGGCCCTCGTCTGCCAGAAATTCTTGTTCAATGCCCATGACTATGCGCGGCCCGTCAACAACCACATGCGTGACCTTCAGCTTCCGCGCCAACCCGTAGTTGCGAACCTCGGCTGCGACATGAAGCTTTGCGCTGGTGGCTGTAGCATCACCGTCATTCCACACATGAACGCCGAACGGCTCGACGCGCGTATGGCCGGTTGTCTCGATCCATACTGGTCGAAATATACCCATCGGCTGGCTGCCTTCGGAGAAGCCGACCGCCGTTGAGCAGCCGCCGCAGACCCAAGGCAGGTCGGTGATGCCGGCCGGATGGTCGGCGCGCACCGCGAGCAGGTTGGGGCCATCGCTCTTCAAAAGATCGGTCACATCGAGCGTAAAAGTCGTTCGTCCACCGGCGTGCTTGCCGGCCAATTTGCCGTTCACCCAGACAGTGGCGTAGGAACCTACGCCCTCAAAGAAGAGAAAAGCACGCCGGCCTTTTTCCCATGGTTTGATCTCGAAGCTGCGCCGATACCACGCGTAGCCGTGGCGGTTGCCGTGCACGAGGCGGCGCGCGCCGCCGTAGTCGTCCCAGTTGTGCGGCACGTCCACGCGCTGCCACGAGGAATCGTCATAGCCGGGCTGCTCGAAGCCGTCGTATTTCGTGCGGTCGTCATCGTCGGCGATCGTGCGCCAGCCGGTGTTCAAGCTGGTTGTGTGACGGGGACCTGCCGCCAAGTCCCAAGTGGCATGGACGGTCGTTGCCCAAATGAGCATCAGCACCCACAACTGGAGGGCCCAGCTCCCGCTGGGCCGTGCCTTCGACCGCGGCTCAGCGGGAGCTGAGCCCTCCACGTCAAGCCTCTCCTGTAGGGGCGTGGCTTGACCACGCCCTCCGAGGGCGCGCACAAGGCGCGCCCCTACCCCATCCGGCCGGTGCGGAGACCGGCCCTCCAATCGATCTACGGGAGGCGTTTCCCGGAGGGTCGGTCTCCGCACCGACCGAAGCGCGTTGGGGACAACGCGCTCCACCCACGAAACTCGGCTGCCGGCCCTCATGGCTGGTCCAGCAACCGGATGACCACCGCGCCCTTGACCGGGCCGGTGATGGTCTGCGGCTGACCTTGCGGGCCCAGGTTGGACGGCAGCGACTGCTTCGTGCCGATGGCGGGGATCACCTGATACACACCCACGCCGAGGCGCGGGAGCGTGAGCACGGGGTTGTTCTTGCCGTCGCGCGGGGCATAGACGCCGACAAAGGGCGCGCCACCGTCATTGAGCAGG
The DNA window shown above is from Oleiharenicola lentus and carries:
- a CDS encoding malectin domain-containing carbohydrate-binding protein — translated: MNTGWRTIADDDDRTKYDGFEQPGYDDSSWQRVDVPHNWDDYGGARRLVHGNRHGYAWYRRSFEIKPWEKGRRAFLFFEGVGSYATVWVNGKLAGKHAGGRTTFTLDVTDLLKSDGPNLLAVRADHPAGITDLPWVCGGCSTAVGFSEGSQPMGIFRPVWIETTGHTRVEPFGVHVWNDGDATATSAKLHVAAEVRNYGLARKLKVTHVVVDGPRIVMGIEQEFLADEGLNTVKSRIDLKQIELWSPESPRLYGLVTMIYEGSLQLDAVHTYFGIRTVQWPKPDDPLPAPFRLNGQPVFLNGTCEYEHLLGNSHAFTDEQIAARVDQTKATGFNAMRDAHQPHNLRYQDHWDREGILWWPQFISQIWFDTPEFRANFKTLLREWVRERRNNPSNVLWGLANESKLPEDFARECVAIIRELDPTAVDQRIVTTCNGGTGTDWNVPQNWTGTYGGDPATYAEDLKKQKFIGEYGAWRSLGLHSEGGYIADGVRSEDRADAIFAMKIRLAESIRDQVPGHFHWLLATHDNPGRTIGAKGQQGTDGWAELDRIGPANNKGLLTLWGEPTDAYHLYRASYVSAAKDPMVYIVSHTWPDRWTEPGKKSGILVYSNCEEVELFNGTDGRESLGVRRQGGPGVPFRWDDVHIRFNVLTAVGRVGGKVVARDAVVLQHLPAAPGLETLRGTVTNLTAADPAWNYLYRVNCGGPDYTDGNGVRWAADRDFVAGLNSGSTSWAMAYPGVAPRLGSQRASAEVIRGTDDQALFQAYRYGREKLRYRFAVPDGDYRVELYFMEPWYGAGGGNCAGWRLFDVAINGDTVLRNLDLWQEAGFAGAVKKVVNARVSGGWLEVSFPRVASYQAVISAIAIAAKDPAARAPAETAVAVTTSKAPSTDAAFSLGEATYPVSAAKRDGNRLSWTITLGLGGGHDFALRYVNPGPEPLTAELQVTALDGTVMGKGQLSLELTPGATATVADLGMNAGDYTVTVTLPGKGAVKVEALIVR